A part of Streptomyces sp. NBC_01235 genomic DNA contains:
- a CDS encoding FmdB family zinc ribbon protein, whose protein sequence is MPTYQYQCTECGEGLEAVQKFTDDALTECPNCGGRLKKVFSAVGIVFKGSGFYRNDSRGSSSSSSPASSSSKSSTSGSDSKSSSSTSSSSSSDSKSSSTGTSTGNSSAA, encoded by the coding sequence GTGCCGACCTACCAGTACCAGTGCACCGAGTGCGGCGAGGGCCTCGAGGCGGTGCAGAAGTTCACCGACGACGCCCTGACCGAGTGCCCCAACTGCGGTGGCCGCCTCAAGAAGGTGTTCTCCGCGGTCGGCATCGTCTTCAAGGGCTCCGGTTTCTACCGCAACGACAGCCGCGGCTCCTCCTCGAGCAGCTCGCCGGCGTCGTCGTCCTCGAAGTCGTCGACGTCCGGTTCCGACTCGAAGTCGTCGAGCTCGACCTCGTCGTCGTCCTCCTCGGACTCGAAGTCGTCGAGCACGGGGACCTCGACCGGCAACAGCTCGGCCGCGTAG
- a CDS encoding potassium/proton antiporter: protein MYPMHVCARTRGAHAGEREPPLTVHHLNQLLLVCSLVLLVAVAAVRISSRSGLPSLLVYLGIGITMGQDGIGHIHFNNAELTQVIGYAALVVILAEGGLGTKWKEIEPALPSATALALAGVAVSVGVTATAAHFVTGLEWRQALIIGAVVSSTDAAAVFSVLRKIPLPSRVTGTLEAESGFNDAPVVILVVAFSTAGPVEHWYVLLGEIALELAIGAAIGLAVGWLGSWGLRHVALPASGLYPIAVMAIAITAYAAGSLAHGSGFLGVYLASMVMGNAKLPHWPATRGFADGLGWIAQIGMFVLLGLLVTPHELGDDVLPALVIGLVLTMVARPLSVVLCLTPFRVPWQEQTLMSWAGLRGAVPIILATIPMVSGIEGSRRIFNIVFVLVVVYTLVQGPTLPWLARKLRLGEDAEAADLGVESAPLERLRGHLLSVAIPEGSKMHGVEVNELRLPAGAAVTLVVREGKSFVPLPATVLRRGDELLVVATDPVRDAAEQRLRAVGHGGKLAGWLGTDNAGSGR from the coding sequence ATGTATCCGATGCACGTGTGCGCCCGTACGCGCGGCGCGCACGCCGGTGAAAGGGAACCGCCGCTGACTGTCCACCACCTCAACCAGCTCCTGCTTGTCTGCTCGCTCGTCCTGCTCGTCGCCGTCGCAGCGGTCCGGATCTCCTCGCGCAGCGGGCTCCCCAGCCTGCTCGTGTACCTGGGGATCGGCATCACCATGGGCCAGGACGGCATCGGCCACATCCACTTCAACAACGCCGAACTGACCCAGGTCATCGGCTACGCCGCCCTGGTCGTGATCCTCGCCGAGGGCGGCCTCGGCACGAAGTGGAAGGAGATCGAACCGGCCCTGCCGTCCGCCACCGCGCTGGCGCTGGCCGGCGTCGCGGTGAGCGTCGGCGTCACCGCCACGGCCGCGCACTTCGTGACGGGACTGGAGTGGCGGCAGGCGCTGATCATCGGCGCGGTGGTGTCCTCGACGGACGCGGCGGCGGTCTTCTCCGTCCTGCGCAAGATCCCCCTGCCCTCACGCGTGACGGGCACCCTGGAAGCCGAGTCCGGCTTCAACGACGCCCCGGTGGTCATCCTGGTGGTCGCCTTCTCCACGGCGGGCCCCGTCGAGCACTGGTACGTGCTGCTGGGCGAGATAGCCCTGGAGCTGGCCATCGGCGCTGCCATCGGCCTCGCGGTCGGCTGGCTGGGCTCCTGGGGCCTCAGGCACGTCGCGCTGCCCGCCTCCGGCCTCTACCCGATCGCCGTCATGGCGATCGCCATCACCGCGTACGCCGCGGGCTCGCTGGCGCACGGCAGCGGCTTCCTGGGCGTCTACCTCGCCTCGATGGTCATGGGCAACGCGAAACTGCCGCACTGGCCCGCCACGCGCGGGTTCGCCGACGGCCTCGGCTGGATCGCCCAGATCGGCATGTTCGTACTGCTCGGCCTCCTGGTCACCCCGCACGAGCTGGGCGACGACGTGCTGCCCGCGCTCGTCATCGGCCTCGTGCTGACCATGGTGGCCCGCCCGCTCAGCGTCGTGCTGTGCCTGACGCCGTTCCGGGTGCCCTGGCAGGAGCAGACGCTCATGTCCTGGGCCGGGCTGCGCGGCGCCGTGCCCATCATTCTGGCGACGATCCCCATGGTGAGCGGCATCGAGGGCAGCCGTCGCATCTTCAACATCGTCTTCGTCCTGGTCGTCGTCTACACCCTGGTCCAGGGGCCGACGCTGCCCTGGCTTGCGCGCAAGCTGCGGCTGGGCGAGGACGCCGAGGCCGCCGACCTCGGCGTCGAGTCGGCGCCCCTGGAGCGGCTGCGCGGGCACCTGCTGTCGGTCGCGATCCCCGAGGGGTCGAAGATGCACGGCGTCGAGGTCAACGAACTGCGGCTCCCGGCCGGGGCCGCCGTCACCCTCGTCGTGCGCGAAGGAAAATCGTTTGTCCCGCTGCCGGCGACGGTGCTGCGGCGCGGGGACGAACTGCTCGTGGTCGCCACCGACCCGGTCCGGGACGCGGCGGAACAACGGCTGCGCGCGGTGGGCCACGGCGGCAAGCTCGCCGGGTGGCTCGGGACGGACAACGCCGGCTCGGGCCGTTAA
- a CDS encoding MFS transporter, whose amino-acid sequence MASTVTSRPGYGHLLRTRGAWTFLLPGFAARQPFAMLTISIVLLVQHTTGSYGAAGAAAAVTGVSMALCAPYSGRLADRYGQRAVLIPGVLVHTLSGLTFTALALAHAPLWALFAAAVPTGASVPQIGPMVRARWGVKLKGSPLMTTAAAFESVTDELTFVFGPLLATALCTAVNPAAGLVTEASLTLLGGLLFAARKSTQPQVAAAGHARVEHASALHVPGVRVLIAVFLGIGSVFGGMQVSLAAFTESIGEPGLNGVLYGTFAAGNMLSGLVCGAIAWKAAPQRRLVVAYAALALVASGLWAAHSVFVLAGLGLLVGMCIAPALITGYTLVESLVPAGARTEAFTWLTGAVALGQAAAVTVAGQLEDRFWGGAGFLVPMGGTVAALAVLLALRSRLETRPRARTVARGVGHRVPVTVD is encoded by the coding sequence GTGGCATCCACGGTCACCTCCCGCCCGGGTTACGGACACCTGCTGCGCACTCGCGGCGCCTGGACGTTCCTGCTCCCCGGCTTCGCGGCACGCCAGCCGTTCGCGATGCTCACCATCTCCATCGTGCTGCTCGTGCAGCACACCACCGGCTCGTACGGCGCCGCCGGCGCCGCCGCGGCCGTCACCGGCGTCTCCATGGCGCTGTGCGCCCCCTACAGCGGGCGCCTCGCCGACCGCTACGGCCAGCGCGCCGTGCTGATCCCCGGCGTGCTCGTGCACACGCTGTCGGGCCTCACCTTCACGGCCCTCGCCCTCGCCCACGCGCCCCTGTGGGCGCTGTTCGCGGCGGCCGTGCCCACGGGCGCGTCCGTGCCGCAGATCGGGCCCATGGTGCGGGCCCGCTGGGGCGTGAAGCTGAAGGGCTCGCCCCTGATGACCACCGCGGCGGCCTTCGAGTCCGTCACCGACGAGCTCACCTTCGTCTTCGGCCCGCTGCTGGCGACCGCCCTGTGCACCGCCGTGAACCCGGCCGCCGGCCTGGTCACCGAGGCCTCGCTGACTCTGCTCGGCGGCCTGCTGTTCGCCGCACGGAAGAGCACGCAGCCCCAGGTCGCCGCCGCCGGGCACGCGCGCGTGGAGCACGCCTCTGCGCTGCATGTCCCCGGTGTGCGCGTGCTGATCGCGGTCTTCCTGGGCATCGGCTCCGTCTTCGGCGGCATGCAGGTCTCGCTGGCCGCGTTCACCGAGTCGATCGGCGAGCCCGGCCTGAACGGCGTCCTGTACGGCACCTTCGCCGCGGGCAACATGCTCTCCGGACTGGTGTGCGGCGCGATCGCCTGGAAGGCCGCCCCGCAGCGACGCCTGGTCGTCGCCTACGCCGCGCTGGCCCTCGTCGCCTCCGGCCTGTGGGCCGCGCACTCGGTGTTCGTGCTGGCGGGCCTCGGCCTCCTGGTCGGCATGTGCATCGCGCCCGCGCTGATCACCGGCTACACCCTGGTCGAGAGCCTGGTCCCGGCCGGAGCCCGCACCGAGGCGTTCACCTGGCTGACGGGCGCGGTGGCGCTCGGACAGGCGGCGGCCGTCACGGTCGCCGGACAGCTGGAGGACCGCTTCTGGGGCGGCGCCGGTTTCCTGGTGCCGATGGGCGGCACAGTGGCCGCCCTGGCAGTCCTGCTGGCGCTGCGTTCTCGGCTGGAGACGCGCCCACGCGCGCGTACCGTCGCACGTGGCGTCGGTCACCGCGTGCCGGTGACAGTGGACTGA
- a CDS encoding S-methyl-5'-thioadenosine phosphorylase, which translates to MANNANVGIGAGTIEAGAEIGVIGGSGFYAFLDDVTEIQVDTPYGPPSDSLFLGEIAGRRVAFLPRHGRGHHLPPHRINYRANLWALRSLGVRQVLAPCAVGGLRPEYGPGTLLVPDQLVDRTKSRVGTYFDGLPLPDGTVPNVVHVSLADPYCPAGRSAALKAARGREWEPVDGGTLAVIEGPRFSTRAESLWHRAQGWSVVGMTGHPEAALARELELCYTSLTLVTDLDAGAESGEGVSHEEVLRVFSANVDRLRGVLFDAVAALPSNEERNCLCTKALGGLNPGFELP; encoded by the coding sequence ATGGCGAACAACGCGAACGTGGGGATCGGGGCCGGCACTATCGAGGCCGGCGCGGAGATCGGTGTGATCGGCGGGTCCGGCTTCTACGCGTTCCTCGACGACGTGACCGAGATACAGGTCGACACCCCCTACGGGCCGCCCAGCGACTCCCTCTTCCTCGGCGAGATCGCCGGCCGGCGGGTCGCCTTCCTGCCCCGGCACGGGCGTGGCCACCATCTGCCGCCCCACCGGATCAACTACCGGGCCAACCTGTGGGCGCTGCGCTCGCTCGGAGTGCGCCAGGTCCTCGCTCCGTGCGCGGTGGGCGGTCTGCGCCCCGAGTACGGGCCTGGCACGCTGCTCGTGCCCGATCAGCTCGTCGACCGAACGAAGTCGCGGGTCGGGACGTATTTCGACGGGCTGCCCCTGCCCGACGGCACGGTGCCCAACGTGGTGCACGTGTCCCTGGCCGACCCCTACTGCCCCGCCGGGCGCTCGGCGGCGCTGAAGGCGGCACGCGGGCGGGAGTGGGAGCCTGTGGACGGCGGAACGCTGGCCGTGATCGAGGGGCCGCGGTTCTCGACCCGCGCCGAATCCCTGTGGCACCGGGCGCAGGGCTGGTCGGTGGTGGGTATGACGGGCCATCCGGAGGCCGCGCTCGCCCGGGAACTCGAGCTCTGCTACACGTCGTTGACCCTGGTCACCGATCTGGACGCGGGCGCCGAGAGCGGCGAGGGCGTGTCCCACGAGGAGGTTCTGCGGGTGTTCTCGGCGAATGTGGACCGGCTGCGAGGTGTCCTGTTCGACGCGGTGGCCGCGCTGCCCTCGAACGAGGAGCGGAACTGCCTGTGCACGAAGGCGCTGGGCGGACTGAACCCGGGGTTCGAGCTGCCGTAA